A stretch of the Desulfobacter sp. genome encodes the following:
- a CDS encoding ISAs1 family transposase yields MNEKKSLETFFDNIEDPKHHNKLHNLIDVVIIAICAVVAGADTYEQIENFGKKRKRWLSKFLSLPHGIPSHDTFGRIFERMNPNEFQSSFMHWVQSVAKMTKGQVIAIDGKTLRRSHDTSNDKKAIHMISAWASSNKVVLGQLKTEEKSNEITAIPNLLKLLDISGCIITIDAMGTQKKIAETIINKGCDYVLALKENHKTLHDEAVLFFNKMEEMKNQGYQFNEQTSVDGGHGRVETRRAVITSDIDWFEDKKSWKGLKSIGMIESTREMDGQISHEKRYYISSLDSDPNIFGNAVRRHWGIENSVHWVLDIAFREDESRVRKGNSPENFAAIRHIALNLLRNNKTFKGSVKTKRLNAAMDIKYLEEVMFG; encoded by the coding sequence ATGAACGAAAAAAAATCTCTTGAAACTTTTTTTGACAATATTGAGGACCCCAAACACCACAATAAGCTTCATAATTTAATTGATGTCGTCATCATCGCAATTTGTGCGGTAGTTGCTGGCGCAGACACTTATGAGCAAATTGAAAACTTTGGCAAAAAGAGAAAAAGGTGGTTGTCAAAATTTCTAAGCCTTCCCCATGGGATACCCTCCCATGACACCTTTGGCAGAATTTTTGAAAGGATGAACCCGAATGAATTTCAGAGCAGTTTTATGCACTGGGTTCAGTCGGTTGCAAAGATGACCAAAGGTCAAGTCATTGCAATCGACGGCAAAACTCTAAGGCGTTCACACGATACCTCCAATGATAAGAAAGCCATTCATATGATCAGTGCGTGGGCTTCGTCTAATAAAGTGGTTTTAGGGCAATTAAAAACCGAAGAAAAATCAAATGAAATTACGGCCATTCCAAATCTTTTAAAACTTTTAGATATCTCGGGCTGCATTATAACCATTGATGCCATGGGCACTCAAAAGAAAATCGCTGAAACCATAATAAACAAAGGGTGTGACTATGTCCTTGCCCTGAAAGAAAATCATAAAACCTTGCATGATGAAGCGGTACTTTTTTTCAATAAAATGGAAGAAATGAAAAATCAGGGGTACCAGTTTAATGAACAGACCAGTGTTGACGGAGGGCACGGTCGAGTCGAAACGCGCAGGGCTGTGATAACCTCTGATATTGATTGGTTTGAAGATAAAAAAAGTTGGAAAGGTTTGAAAAGTATTGGAATGATTGAATCCACCCGGGAAATGGACGGCCAGATCAGTCATGAAAAGCGATATTATATATCGAGCCTGGATAGCGACCCCAATATTTTTGGTAATGCTGTCAGGAGGCATTGGGGAATTGAAAATTCAGTGCATTGGGTATTGGATATTGCGTTCCGTGAAGACGAAAGCAGAGTCAGAAAGGGGAACTCTCCTGAGAATTTTGCAGCGATTCGGCACATTGCATTAAATTTATTACGGAACAATAAGACATTTAAAGGGAGTGTAAAAACCAAAAGGTTGAATGCTGCTATGGATATCAAATATCTGGAGGAAGTTATGTTTGGATGA
- a CDS encoding IS256 family transposase — protein sequence MTEENTEFDFQKALKGIQEGKPFTGKGGVLTSLIKNLAEAALEGELESHLGQEVSANRRNGKSKKTIKSLDGKFELETPRDRAGTFSPQIVKKHQTTLSDEIERKIIALYGLGMSYNDMASHLQEIYGLEISNATLSTITDKIIYTVKEWQARPLENVYPIIWLDAIHYKVRENGKVASKAVYTILGVNIEGRKEVLGLYISENEGANFWLQVLTDLSNRGVKDILIACVDGLKGFPEAIETIFPDTEVQLCVVHQIRNSLKYVGSKNKKEFMADLKRVYKAVNKDLAEEELDILENKWNDKYPIVIKSWRNNWERLSHFFKYPEEIRRIIYTTNTIEAVHRQFRKLTKTKGSFPNQDSLLKLLYMGIQNASKKWTMPIQNWSLTISQLAIFFEGRLDKELGI from the coding sequence ATGACCGAAGAAAACACCGAATTTGATTTTCAAAAAGCCCTTAAAGGCATCCAGGAAGGTAAACCCTTCACAGGTAAGGGCGGCGTCCTTACATCATTAATCAAAAATCTTGCTGAAGCTGCTCTTGAAGGAGAGTTGGAGTCCCATCTCGGGCAGGAAGTTTCTGCCAACCGCCGTAATGGAAAAAGCAAAAAGACCATTAAATCCCTGGATGGTAAATTTGAGCTGGAAACCCCGCGTGACAGGGCCGGAACCTTCTCTCCACAGATCGTCAAAAAACATCAGACAACGCTCAGCGATGAAATTGAAAGAAAGATAATAGCCCTTTACGGCCTGGGCATGAGTTATAATGATATGGCTTCCCATTTACAGGAAATCTATGGACTTGAGATTTCAAATGCCACTCTGAGCACCATTACCGATAAAATCATCTATACCGTCAAAGAATGGCAGGCCAGGCCGTTGGAAAATGTGTACCCAATCATATGGCTTGATGCCATACATTATAAAGTACGAGAAAACGGAAAGGTCGCCAGCAAAGCCGTTTACACAATTCTTGGGGTGAATATCGAGGGCCGCAAAGAGGTTCTTGGGCTGTACATATCCGAGAATGAGGGTGCGAACTTCTGGCTGCAGGTGTTAACAGACCTTTCAAACCGAGGGGTAAAAGATATCCTGATTGCCTGTGTTGATGGTCTAAAAGGTTTTCCCGAGGCCATTGAGACCATATTCCCGGACACAGAAGTTCAACTCTGCGTAGTCCACCAGATCCGAAATTCATTGAAATACGTTGGTTCCAAAAATAAAAAGGAATTTATGGCAGATCTAAAACGTGTTTATAAAGCGGTCAATAAGGATCTGGCCGAAGAAGAACTGGATATCTTGGAAAATAAATGGAATGACAAATACCCGATTGTGATAAAATCCTGGCGGAACAACTGGGAACGCCTCAGTCATTTCTTTAAATATCCAGAAGAGATTCGACGGATAATATACACCACAAATACCATTGAGGCTGTGCATCGACAGTTTCGAAAACTGACCAAAACAAAGGGATCATTCCCGAACCAGGACAGCCTGTTAAAGCTGCTTTACATGGGGATCCAGAACGCCAGTAAAAAATGGACAATGCCGATTCAAAATTGGTCACTGACAATTTCCCAGTTGGCAATTTTCTTTGAAGGCCGGCTGGATAAAGAGCTGGGAATTTGA
- a CDS encoding 4Fe-4S binding protein, translating into MAFTPIVDQSKCVGCEECVDVCPVEVFEMEDEKSVPVNAEECMGCESCVEVCEEDAIVVEED; encoded by the coding sequence ATGGCATTTACCCCGATTGTTGACCAATCCAAATGTGTTGGTTGTGAAGAATGTGTAGACGTTTGTCCTGTAGAAGTATTTGAAATGGAAGATGAGAAATCAGTTCCTGTCAATGCTGAAGAATGCATGGGCTGCGAAAGCTGCGTTGAAGTATGTGAAGAAGATGCGATTGTTGTAGAAGAGGATTAA